Below is a genomic region from Helicobacter pylori.
AGAAACATCATTACGATTATTGGTGATTTTTTGATAGAGCATGGCTAAATGCATAGCGGTTTTAATATCCCCTAAACTCGCCGCTGAAATGGCCGCTTCTTTAGCATACACCACCTTATTGGTTTGCTTATAGAGATTCATATAGCCTTTTTGAGCGCTAGCAAAATCCCCTCTGTGGAAAGCGTCTGAACTCAATAGGATTTGATGATCTTCTGAAAGGGTTTCAGCGTTAAGACAAGAAAATAGGCTAAAAAGCAATAAACTTGCTAAAAATCTTTTCTTTATTTGAATATCCATTATTTTATTTCCTTTTTTGTATCACTGAAGTGAATTTTAGTGCACTTTAGTTTCTTTGGTTTTTTGTGTAATGCCCGGACAGCTTTGACAAAAAGCTTCTTTTTGCTCTTTAGAGAAAGTTTTCACGCCCTCCCAAAAAGGAAAAGTTTGGCATTGTTTAGGGCGCACGCTATAAATCTGGCATTTTTTGGTTTCTAAATCCAAAAACACGCACGCCAAACCCAACTCTTTAGCGTCTTTTTCTAATAAAGAGAACTTATACCCTACCTTTTTAACATATTTTTGACTAAATTCTTCTAATTCTAATTTTAAAAAAGCGCTAATTTTTTGCATTTCTTGGATATTTAAAAAAATATACCCGCTTTCCCCCACGCAACACTTTGCCCCACAACCCTCGCATGCCTTATGATTAAAACTAAAATCAAAATCTTGCATTAAACTACCCCTAATCCTATTGGAGATCAATACTCACGCTAAATTGCACCAACAACCCTTCATCATCTTTAGAGATTTTTAAAGGCAATTGGCTTTGAGCACTCGGTAAATACTTGTTGATTAAGGTGAAAAAAAGATAGGTCTTTTCTAATTCGCTCGCTCTGGCCATGATAAAAAATTGGGTTTTTTGAAAGGGGTTTTGAGAGAGCAAGGGTTTGATTTTATAGGCGTCAAAACATTTTTTTAAAATCTTTTCTAAAATCCGCCTGGACTCTTCATCGTTAAAAATCTTTAATAAGGATTCGCCTGTTTCTTTTTGATTGCGGTAATTGGTTAGAGCTGTTTCAAAATGCCTTTGCGCGTATTCTAAAACGCTTTTTTTACGATTTTCTTCTAAAAGGATTTTTTTCAATTCTAGCATGCTAGGCCATAGAAAATACTCGGTATTCAACCAACCCAATAAGGAAAAAACCCCTAAAAAAACGAGGTTTTTAATGATAAACCCCACATCGCCTGATTGCTCTCTGTCTAGGTGTGAAAAATGCAATGGCTTCATTTAATAGACTCCGGGTTTTTTATCAGTAAGGAATTAGAAAAGTTGGTGGAAACAAAATTAAACCACCCATCGCTTAAGGGGAAAAATTCCGCCCTAGAATAATCAAAAATGGGGTTTAGTTTGTTTTGAAACAAAAAATAAAAGGCTTCTTTAGAAGGGGTTTTACCACTAACCACCACGCTTTGCTGGTCTATTTCAATGCTATTAATAGTAATGAGATCTGGCACAATATTTAAAAGCCCTTGCAAAACATCTCGTATATCATCATTGTAATTCAAACGCTTTTTGGCTTCTTTAATGAGTTTTAAGGTTTCATCAGTCTTAACCTGCAAGCGGCTGATTTCATGGCGATAAAGCCTTTCTTGGATCGTCAAATCAGACGCATTGTTTTGAGTGTTTTTAATAGCGTTATGCATAAACCACACTAACCCCCCTATTACTACAAAAGATAAAAAAATGTAAAAAACCCAAATTTTAGAAAGCTTGCTGATAAGGTGTTTCGCTCTTGGCTCAATGTAGCTAAAACGCATGCTTTTCATTCTCCATGCACGCTAAAACATTCAAGCGCTCCACTAAAGAAAAATCAAGCCTATCCACTTCTATCATCAAAGTTTCTTGCAAATGCATTAAGGCTTTTTGGTGGATTTGACAGCTGTCTAAAACAACCACTTTTTCTACAAAGTCTATATCTCTAGAATGATAGACGCTGCGCAATCCCTCTTGCAAAACGCCTGCAATTAGGGGGATATTCGTCATGCCTTCAATCAAACTATAAGCGTCTTCATTTTTTTCGCTATTATCCTTACTGCTATCTAGGCCTATCGCTTCTTCAAGGCTGTCAATATCTTCTTGGATTTCACTCAAAAACAAATTCACAGCCTCATTATCCATCTCCATAGAATCCTCTTCCTTGCTCTCTATAAACTCTTCAGGTTGTTCTTCTAAAAACACGGATTTGGCTAAAAAAATCTCTTTTTTATCCGCAATCAAAAAATAAAATCTTGAACGCTCCAAAAGCAAATACAACAACGGCTTTTCTTCTAATCTATCGTGCACAAAATCATAAATAAGGCTAAAAGGCGAAAACAAAAAATCCACATCCTGGATTTTAAAACGCTTGAAATCTTTTAAAAAATCCTTAGATTCCACATAAACGCAATACTTTTGATTGACTTCACAAGCCTGATAATCTTGATTTTCTCGTTTGATTTGTTCAAACGCCTGCTTTTCGCATAAAACCTCTTTAGCTTTACTCATCGCGCTAAAATAAGTGTAGGGGTATTTTTGGCTATAAGTTCTGGCGATTTTTAAGGCTTGAATGGGGACTTCACCATTTTTAGTCTCCACTTTAGTTTCAAAAGTTTTAAAAAATTTCTCTTTAATGCGGTGGTTTTTGATCCTTAAAATTTGAGCGGATAAAAGATTGTGATCCACATTAAAAGAAATATACACTTGAGAGCAAAACCTCTCTTTGAACGCTTTTTTTAACCCTTTAAGCACCCAAACCCCTTTGAGATTCTTCAAATCCAACAGAATCCATGCGCGTCTTTAAATATTCTTTAGCCTTTGAAAGCTCCCATTCTTTAGGGATAATCACAGATTCTAGCATGTGATAATGCACTTCGCTAAAAGGCTTAGGGATTTCAAATTGATCCCAAGTGTTCAATCGCCATGCGTTTTTACAAACCACCCGACAAGCGCTAATCCCCACGCCTGATTTTTGAGCCAAAGCGATCACCCCATCCGCTATGCTGTGTCGTGGGCCTTTGGGGCCATCAGGAGTGATAGCGACATCGCAACCTTCTTTCAAACGCTTAAGCCCTTCTATCAAAACCTTAACCCCCCCTTTTTTGCTAGAACCTCTAATGTTTTTAAAACCAAAGCTTTCAAACAAACCCGCCGCAATAGAGCCGTCAAAATGCTGGCTTGCGATCACATAAACAGAAGGTTTTTGAAGCCTTAAATACGCAAACCCGATCATGCCAAGCTCCCCATGCCAACAGCTTACAATAAAGGGTTTTTCTTTTAAATTTTGAGCTAAAAAATAGCGGTTTTTACAAGTTTTATGCAACAACCAAAGGACTCCAAACGCCAAGCGTGGGACAACCTTTAAAACGATATTTTTCCTGAAAAATTTTAAGCTCAATTCTCGCCTTTAAACCCGCTCTTCATTGGTTATCTTTATTAGTTGCCTTTAGCGGTCGCTATCAAGCGCCCTTTGGAGTGAGAAACAATCTCCACTCTTACAAGCTCGCCCGGATTTCTTTTTTCCTTACAAGTTACTTCAATGAATTTCCCCGTATCGCTACGCCCTTCAAAACCCACGATTTGATTATCCATTTCACGCCTATTTTCCACCAACACCACATGCGTTTTACCCACTTCCAACTTGGCTTTTTCCTCTAAAATTTCTTTGTGCCTGTTTTGCAACCTCTCTAACCTTGAAGATGAAACCTCTAATGGCACTCTTTCTTTCCAAGCTCCCGCTTCAGTGAAAGGGCGCGGGGAGTAAATAAAACTATAGAGCGTGTCAAAGCGCACTTTTTCTAGCACCTCCATCGTGTCTTCAAAATCCTTATCGCTCTCATTAGGAAAGCCCACGATAATATCCGTGCTGATACCCACTTCAGGCACTAAGGCTTTTAACCTCTCCACCCTATTTAAAAACCACTCTTTACTATAACCTCTTCGCATCATCTTTAACACCGCGCTAGATCCGCTCTGTAAGGGCATGTGGATACTCTTGCACACCTTAGGGTTTTTGGCAAAGCGTTCTAAAAATGCATCATTCATGTGCAAGGGGTGAGGCGAAGTGAATCGTATCCTTTCAATGCCTTGGATTTCGCTCAATTTATCCAACAAATCGCTAAAATCCACTTTCGCATGCTCGCTACTGAAACGAACGCCGTAATTATTCACATTCTGCCCTAAAAGCATGAGCTCTTTAGTGCCGTTATTCGCCAATTTCTCAGCTTCTTTTAAAATCAAATCCATAGGGATAGAAATTTCTTTGCCTCTAGTGTGCGGGACAATGCAATAAGCACATTTCTTATCGCAACCTATAGAGATGTTGAGTAACGATCGGATTTGAGCCTTTTTTTCAAAAAATTCAAACGCATACGCGCTTTCATCGTAATCAATCGCCACTTCAACCGCTTTTTCTTTATGGATCACTTGAGAGATTTTAGACACATTCCTAGCCCCTAACACAAAGCTCACGCTTGGGGCTTTTTTCAAAATATCCGCTCCCATGTGGCTTGCAGTGCACCCGCAAACCCCGATTTTGGCGTTGGGTTTTTTGATTTTAGCGAATTGGCCGATTTCTGAAAACAATTTCCTTTCGGGTTTTTCGCGTACGCTGCAAGTGTTGATTAAGATCAAATCCGCTGTTTTAGGGTCGCTAGTCTCTTTATAATCCAGTTTGGATAGTTCGCTTAGTAGATGCTCGCTATCCCTAGAATTCATGGCACAACCCATGGTTTCAATATAAACTTTCAATACAAGCCTTTAAATAATGTGCAATTCATAAAGAAAATCTTTTTCATCAGTGCTGACCCTCACCTCATCTAAATAAGCCGTATGGCCTTTTTCTTTGAAAAAATCCACCGCTTTGAGCATGTCTTTATAGGCGTTTGTGGGGGCAAAATAGAAAATAGAACGCTTATCTTCACTAAATTTGTGATACAAATCCTCTAATTCCACGCTCTTAGCGTCTGATTTTCTCGTATTCTTGGCTAAAACTAATTTCATTGACTCTTTCCTTAATTGATTTAGATTTCCCATTTTAACGCATTCTGTCTTTAAAACAAATTAGATCACTCTTTTCCCCCCTAAAAACAAGCGCTCCACTTCTTTAGCATGCAATAAAAATTGCAAAATCGCTTGCTCTTTAATGAATTTTTCATTAAAACCAAACACGCTCAAATCCGCCCTTTTGTTGGCCTCTATCTCGCCATTATTTAAAGCTAAAGCTTTAGCCCCATGCCTAGTCGCTCCTAAAAGAGCGATCTTAGTTAATTCTAATAACGGCATGTTATGGGTGAGCAAGAACGCCCTTAATTCGTCTAAAAGGCTCAGCGAAATGTTAGAACTCAAGCCATCAGTGGCCACACTCACGCTCAAACCGGCTTCTTTAGCTCTCTCTAAATCCAACGCTTTCCCACTCAACAAGCGGTTAGAAAAGGGGCATGTGATTAAAAAAGCGTTTTTGACTTGAGATTTAATCCTTTTTAACGCTTCCAAAGAAGCGAACTGGTTATGCACAAATAAAGTGTGCGTGTCTTTAAACATGTCAATGTAATCGTTCGCGCCCTCATAGAGCGATTTGAAATTAGACTCCTTTAAAAAATGCTGGTAAAAATTTTCAAACCACCCTTTAGAATTTTCTACCCATTCTAACTCTTCAAACGATTCTAAAAAATGCGTAGAAAGCAGGCTTTGTGAATCTTTGGCTAATTGGATGACGCTTAAAGCCATGTCTTTTTGGACCGAATAAGGGGCATGCACAGCCAGAGCCGCTTTAAGCTTTTTGTCTTCCAAATCTTTTAATTCCTTAAATTTGGCCTCAAACGCTTTTAGTTTTTCTAAAGAATAGCTACTCCCTAAAAACTCTAAAAACACGACAGCACTCAAGGGGCTTTCTTTTAATAAATTAACTTCTATCAGGTGGTTAGAAATCGCTCCCACGCTCCCCACCCCGCTTTTTAATTGCGTAATGATGGCGTTTTGAATAGCCCCTTGGCAATTTTCTAAAATCGCCCCCCCATTGTTTAACACGCTCCCTAACCAGCCAGAAAAACTCCCGTAATCAAAACTCGCTTTATTGTTGGAAAATTCAAAATGGGTGTGTGCGTTGATAAAAGCGGGCAACAGAACGGAATTTTCAAAAAACTGCGCCTTTAAGTGGGGGTATTTAAGCGTTAAACTTTTGTAATCGCCCACTTCAACAATCTTTTCATCAAAGACCACGCCATAATCTTCTAACACTTCGCATTTTTCATTGCATAAAAAAACTAAAGACGCTCCTATGATTTCTTGCATGCATTCTCCTTAATCAATGTGGTTTGCCCTTTTAAGATCATTCTTTGAACTTCGCCATATAATTCTAAACCATAAAAGGGTGAATTTTGATTATTAACTCTTGTTTGGGCGTTCAAATCCACAATCATGAGATTGGCTAATTGTTTTTCTTTAACCTCGCCTGCATTGAGTTTTAAAAATCTCGCTTGATTAGTCGCCATGACTTTAATGAGCTGTTGGAAGCTGATAACCTTTTTTTGAACTAAAAAAGTATAAGCCACGCTAAAAGCGTCCTCTATGCTCTCACACCCAAAAGCGCTTTCTTCAAAAAGCTCTGCGTTAGAGTTTTTAAAAACATGAAGGTTTGTGAGCATGGCGATTTCATCATTCTTTAGAGCCTCTTTTAGGGCGTTTTGGCTTTCTTTATCCCTTAAAGGAGGGGCGATTTTAAATCTGGGTTCATAATCTTCATACACGCTCTCATCTAAAATTAAATGGCTTAAGGGCGTTTGGGCCTGCAGGTGCGCTCCTAAATTGTTAAAGGCTTTGATGAGTTTGAGCGTGGCGGTGCTATTCACTTTATCCAAAAGCATAGGGGTTTGTAACGCTCTAGAAACTTCCATAAAACGCACCAAGCACGTGTTTTCAAACGCATTTTCTACAAAATTCTGCCCCAATTCATAGGCTAATGCCCCACTATTTAGGGCTTCAAAAGAATTTTCT
It encodes:
- the mqnF gene encoding aminofutalosine deaminase (Members of this family are aminofutalosine deaminase (MqnF), which works together in some variants of the futalosine pathway for menaquinone biosynthesis. Member protein HP0267 from Helicobacter pylori previously was shown capable of adenosine deaminase activity when expressed in Escherichia coli (PMID:23825549), but that function may not be physiologically relevant.), producing the protein MQEIIGASLVFLCNEKCEVLEDYGVVFDEKIVEVGDYKSLTLKYPHLKAQFFENSVLLPAFINAHTHFEFSNNKASFDYGSFSGWLGSVLNNGGAILENCQGAIQNAIITQLKSGVGSVGAISNHLIEVNLLKESPLSAVVFLEFLGSSYSLEKLKAFEAKFKELKDLEDKKLKAALAVHAPYSVQKDMALSVIQLAKDSQSLLSTHFLESFEELEWVENSKGWFENFYQHFLKESNFKSLYEGANDYIDMFKDTHTLFVHNQFASLEALKRIKSQVKNAFLITCPFSNRLLSGKALDLERAKEAGLSVSVATDGLSSNISLSLLDELRAFLLTHNMPLLELTKIALLGATRHGAKALALNNGEIEANKRADLSVFGFNEKFIKEQAILQFLLHAKEVERLFLGGKRVI
- a CDS encoding amidohydrolase family protein; translated protein: MLLKNASFYDGEVLKRADIRLKDSLIAEIKENLSPIKNEEVIECADLFVLPSFIDLSVTGLEGYENLKQKAFKGGVGLLNVFNCDQSGIKNIMAVKNNQLADIATLKNKGGEILIVQSDAFLELISHYAKSYNLPLLISLENSFEALNSGALAYELGQNFVENAFENTCLVRFMEVSRALQTPMLLDKVNSTATLKLIKAFNNLGAHLQAQTPLSHLILDESVYEDYEPRFKIAPPLRDKESQNALKEALKNDEIAMLTNLHVFKNSNAELFEESAFGCESIEDAFSVAYTFLVQKKVISFQQLIKVMATNQARFLKLNAGEVKEKQLANLMIVDLNAQTRVNNQNSPFYGLELYGEVQRMILKGQTTLIKENACKKS
- a CDS encoding lysophospholipid acyltransferase family protein, which codes for MSLKFFRKNIVLKVVPRLAFGVLWLLHKTCKNRYFLAQNLKEKPFIVSCWHGELGMIGFAYLRLQKPSVYVIASQHFDGSIAAGLFESFGFKNIRGSSKKGGVKVLIEGLKRLKEGCDVAITPDGPKGPRHSIADGVIALAQKSGVGISACRVVCKNAWRLNTWDQFEIPKPFSEVHYHMLESVIIPKEWELSKAKEYLKTRMDSVGFEESQRGLGA
- a CDS encoding nuclease; its protein translation is MKLVLAKNTRKSDAKSVELEDLYHKFSEDKRSIFYFAPTNAYKDMLKAVDFFKEKGHTAYLDEVRVSTDEKDFLYELHII
- the miaB gene encoding tRNA (N6-isopentenyl adenosine(37)-C2)-methylthiotransferase MiaB; its protein translation is MKVYIETMGCAMNSRDSEHLLSELSKLDYKETSDPKTADLILINTCSVREKPERKLFSEIGQFAKIKKPNAKIGVCGCTASHMGADILKKAPSVSFVLGARNVSKISQVIHKEKAVEVAIDYDESAYAFEFFEKKAQIRSLLNISIGCDKKCAYCIVPHTRGKEISIPMDLILKEAEKLANNGTKELMLLGQNVNNYGVRFSSEHAKVDFSDLLDKLSEIQGIERIRFTSPHPLHMNDAFLERFAKNPKVCKSIHMPLQSGSSAVLKMMRRGYSKEWFLNRVERLKALVPEVGISTDIIVGFPNESDKDFEDTMEVLEKVRFDTLYSFIYSPRPFTEAGAWKERVPLEVSSSRLERLQNRHKEILEEKAKLEVGKTHVVLVENRREMDNQIVGFEGRSDTGKFIEVTCKEKRNPGELVRVEIVSHSKGRLIATAKGN
- a CDS encoding YkgJ family cysteine cluster protein; translated protein: MQDFDFSFNHKACEGCGAKCCVGESGYIFLNIQEMQKISAFLKLELEEFSQKYVKKVGYKFSLLEKDAKELGLACVFLDLETKKCQIYSVRPKQCQTFPFWEGVKTFSKEQKEAFCQSCPGITQKTKETKVH